In Etheostoma cragini isolate CJK2018 chromosome 15, CSU_Ecrag_1.0, whole genome shotgun sequence, the DNA window CAGGATTAGGCGGCGGTGGAGACAACAGCGTCATCGGCAACGAGAAGTTCACCATGCAGAACCTGAACGACCGCCTGGCCACCTACCTGGCCAAGGTCGCAGCGCTGGAGAAGGCCAACGGCGAGCTGGAGCTCAAGATCAGGCAGTTTGTGGAGAGCAAGGTGGGCCCGTCGTCCAGAGACTACAGCCACTTCTACACCGCCATCGCAGAGCTGCAGGGGAAGGTAAGGAACTGGGGCAACATGGGAAATGGAGTTTAGTGGCAACTCGTGAAATACCGGCGgttggtcagtgtctctcagcgtcagatacagacaaaacaaatctcCCAATAGTGTCGCACCGGGGCGGAGCAGCAGCTACATCACAGTGGAACTAGGagggacaacagtagagagacatcagtagagagacatcagtagagagacaacagtagagagacatcagtagagagacaacagtacagagacatcagtagagagacaacagtagagggacaacagtagagggacatcagtagagagacatcagtagagagacaacagtagagagacatcagtagagagacaacagtagagagacaacagtacagagacatcagtagagagacatcagtagagagacatcagtagagagacatcagtagagagacatcattagagagacatcagtagagagacaacagtagagggacaacagtagagggacaacagtagagggacaacagtagagagacatcagtagagagacatcattagagagacaacagtagagagacaacagtagagagacaacagtagagggacaacagtagagggacatcagtagagagacatcagtagagagacaacagtacagagacatcagtagagagacaacagtagagagacatcagtagagagacatcagtagagagacaacagtacagAGACATCattagagagacatcagtagagagacaacagtagagagacaacagtagagagacaacagtacagagacatcagtagagagacatcagtagagagacaacagtacagagacatcagtagagagacatcagtagagagacatcagtagagacatcagtagagagacatcagtagagacatcagtagagagacatcagtagagacatcagtagagagacatcagtagagataGGGTCTGTAGCTTTTGTCCTTagaaaaatgtcaagaaaatgaacaaagtggtcctaaatatttaaaagaaatcaagaGCAGTTGCAACTTTCAACCATAGCTtcaaaaatcatttaatttagcTTTAAAAGAAGaactgaaaagaaagagaactaaaaacaagttaaatgcCCCTGAAGACAAAGTCCTAACCGTTGCATTAAAGCAATACTcaagaaaagaaacatcaaGTATAACAACGTTGACTTGTCTTAAACgaaagtattttgaaaaatataaattaaatgtaatgttttctgaAGATGAGAAAATTAGCAACCTGATCTAAAGCATGGCAGCTTCCAACGTCTGTGAAGAGATGCAACATACCGGGACAAATGAGCTCTCCAGGACACAAAATAGTTTAATAGAGGTCGTAGTAATAAAGGTGTGTTGTCATAATAACAGGAAAAATATCTTGGGAAATATCAAGAAAATAACCAAACTAAACTCAACCATGGCTGCTCTCACCTTCTGTGAATACGCACAagagttaaaagaaaagaaagggacgaaataaaaatgttttacagacTTCTAAATGAATGCATTAACGGGGGAAGACATAAGAGTGGAAGTCAAAAATCAGCCAGGCATCCCTGCGATGAGTTACTCATCAATCATAAAATCATAAACTCATGAATTAGCACATTTAATAATAAGGGGCAATCAGAGGACAGCTGGGTAATTTAAGGCGGTGAGAAGGGAAGAAGAGCCCCCGGTGATCGGATGGATGGAAATAGGACGACCACGCCCGTTTGTGGAGGTggagctgacacacacacacacacacacacacacacacacacacacacacacacacacacacacacacacacacacacacacacacacacatttccagcCACGTGTGCAGCACACCTCTCTCTGCACACCATTCAAAACTGAGTTTGTACAACATTAAAGACTTCTTGTCTTTCTATATTGTGAAATTGGGGAACGGTTATCTGGTTTTCAAAGCAGTACTAACATGGTTCTCTCAAATTACAGGAGGGGGAAGGGCTTTGACTGTTCCttaaatttcaattttatttatagtatcaattcctaacaagagttatctcgagaccctttatagacagagcaggtctagacctctctataatctacaggtagagcaggtctagacctctctataatttacagatagagcaggtctagacctctctataatttacagatagagcaggtctagacctctctataatctacagatagagcaggtctagacccctctataatgtacagatagagcaggtctagacctctatataatctacagatagagcaggtctagacctctctataatttacagatagagcaggtctagacctctctataatctacagatagagcaggtctagacctctctataatctacaggtgGAGCAGGTCTAGTTCCTGTTTGATGATGAAACGTCTTCCCCTGTTTCCAGATCCAGGACGCCATCCTTTCCAGAGGATCGGTCATGCTGAGCATCGACAACGCACAACTGGCTCAGGACGACTTCAGACTCAAGTCagtccctcttcctctccacagCCGCctgacgcacacaaacacaaccggCCGCctgacgcacacaaacacaaccggCCGCctgacgcacacaaacacaaccggCCGCCTGACGCGTCCGTCTGNNNNNNNNNNNNNNNNNNNNNNNNNNNNNNNNNNNNNNNNNNNNNNNNNNNNNNNNNNNNNNNNNNNNNNNNNNNNNNNNNNNNNNNNNNNNNNNNNNNNACCGGCCGTctgacgcacacaaacacaaccggCTGTctgacgcacacaaacacaaccgtCCGTCTGACGCACACAAACGCAACCGGCCGTctgacgcacacaaacacaacaggcCGTctgacgcacacaaacacaaccgtCCGTctgacgcacacaaacacaaccggCCGCCTGACGCACACAAACGCGGCGTGCCGTCGCACAATCCATGCACGGGAACAGGGCGATGAATCACCGGGACACGCGGCGTCTCCACGCTCTGCAGCTCGTCTCTGGGTCAAATTGGACCGTTCTTCAATTCAAATGAATCAGCGGGTctctgaggtttttatttttcataaaacgCTTCCCAAGAGCAGTTAAGGATGAGATCTCTACTCTCAATGAATTTCGggcattttatttagttttatggcattatcctgactaaactttgacatatcgTTACTGTTCAATGCCTTCATTCctctcattattattattatcattattattattattattattattatcattattattattgttgccTGTTGGATGAATGGGCCGATGGCTTGGCTGATTGGAGAATTCATCCAACCCAAATTATACCCCAAAAGGTCCTCACAGGACCTCAAACCACTGTAACGCCTGCTACGGCATTACAGTGTAGGGTacttctacatcagaggaagacattgtactactactactactactataactaccactactactactactactacttccactaccactactactactaccctGACAGAACGCTGCAGACTCAGATTCTACTCACAAGAATATCACATGACAATATAGAGTAATCAGACATCATGTGTGGTACCCATACGGTCCgttttgtgcacacacacacacacacacacacacacacacacacacacacacacacacacacaatacaatagCTGAAAAagagagccccccccccttcgCACTATGCCCGTGTTTGTGGGTTTGAGGcgtatttcacattttagctgCCAGAGCTCCGTCTCTGGTCCTCAGGCCGAGGGttttacagatttatttatttattatcgtatcttttgcatttctaatccaaacaacgTCAAACTCGGCACTGCACTCACTCCCGTAGCAAGACACCTGTCAAGATTGAAATATGGTTCGAGAGATATGCGCcccacacaaagagagagacacacaaacacacacaaagagagagagagagagaaagagagagagagagagagagactatcaTCAGCAGCATCGCTCCCTCTGCTGGCCGTTGTCTAAATCCAGACAACTGAACTGACCAGATCTAACGCAACCATGTGAAACCATCAGTCCGAGTAAAGTAAGTTGACTTGATATTAGAAAACCCAtttcaaagattaaaaaaaaaatctgttaaaatgtttgaagTTTGTGAAGATTTCATAGTTCAAGAAACGTTTTGATAAGGTCTAAATCTGAACAGTCCCGGGCTAAACGTCATACTGGAACTCCGGTGTCTACGGTTAGCTGGCAGCGTTAatacaacctttaaaaaactaaatatcggaaaaaccttttctttgaAATCCAACAGGTTCTGCACGCTGCCGTCTGTTTTACCCGTCGCGTTATTTCAAAATTCTTTGTGataaaaagttttcttttacaaCTTCCTGCTTGTTTTGCTAAGAGAACGTTAGCGTTGAAATCATTTCTGTCCAAATTTAATTCAGACTACATTCACGGAGACGTGTTCCCAGGTTCCTTCCTGGATCACATCCTGGATatctcttgtttttatttaaccaggaagtcccttgagattgaaatctattttccgagggagacctggcTGAGACGGCACACCGGTTACaatttaaacataaacacagcatagacaaaattacacaaagaggaaagaaacaggtcacatgtggcagtcacatttttaaatgacttggCATTTTAACAAggccttaaattcatttaatgggaccAGATCACTGGTATCTCTGTCTGTTCGGCTGTGGTCTGACCCCATCATGAACCCCGCAGGTTTGAGAACGAGCTGTCCATGCGCCAGTCGGTGGAGGCGGACATCGCCGGGCTGAAGATGGTGATGGGGGAGCTGGGCGTGGCCAAGACCGACCTGAGCATGCAGATCGAGAGCCTGAAGGACGAGCTGGTGACCATGAAGAAGAACCACGAAGAGGTACCAGCGTCCCACTTTATCTAGTCTCGCATTCCCAGCCCCGTCTCCACAGCTGCTCTAAGGTCTGGCTAcgccacagatgcattctgggataggaaaaattaaagtatttctttaactcttgtgttgtctcccgggtcaaaaatggacaaaatttgacatttttgtccctttttcagactttttttagttttcactaccactagttttacaggtTTTTGGAATTCAGGGTCAATAACCCTACAttttatagaattatacctgatatgagttaaaaaagctgaaattatgaattattttgactaatagttaagatcagaagaaTGAAAGCGATCCATTGtttttgcaaagagcgttggaaggaatcaatttttttggataatttggttaaaaagaaactgatATTTCAGAAAtagacattttcaaaaaggggtcagatttagggttagggtttaaaTCAGTCAGTCCTAGAACGTGTCAGTGAAGCTCGCTGGTTCAAAGGTTGTTGCGcaaattgaactgaattttgAGATCCTGGGAATAATACTCTGTTCATCTAGACTATACCGTAACATACAGTATCAAGATGAAACTTTCCCAGATGATCACTGACATTAAAGCAAGTATTGTTCGTATTTACTAGTGTTGctcaaatatgcaaatgaatcCTTCAAGCTTATTTGTTAATTCAGTAAAAATCTTCCACCACAAAAGGACAAGTGTAGTCAAATAAATGTCTCTCCACCAGTCTGAAAGACCTGAACTCTGTTTGCCTGTAACACTGcgtcccccccctcctcctccaggaCCTGATGTCCATGCGCACTCAGATGAGCGGTCAGGTGAACGTGGAGGTGGACGCCGGCCCGCAAACCGACCTCACCAAGATCATGGAGGAGATGAGGGAGCACTACGAGATGGTCGCCGCCAAGACCAACAAAGAGCTGGAGTCCTGGTTCCAGTCCAAGGTGGGAGAGCTAAGACTCTGCAGGGGCGATTTTAGCCCTTGTAGGGGTACTTAAAGACACCTCAACTTGATCCAAGCACCCCTTAAAGTAATTGTTTTATCAGTTGTTGAGCCATCTTGGAGATTGCAGTTTCAGCTGAAAATGCAAATCCCATAAATCTCTAACTTTCAaaaggatagatagatagatagatagatagagagatagagagatagagagatagacagatagacagatacaGAGATAGGATTTGTAATACTACATCACCTTTGTATTAATTGCTCAGCATTGAAGTACATTTTCACGTGATGTCTTTCTAGCTCCTATAACATGATGgtacaaaataatgttaaaatgaacagttagctctatttataaaaaaaaggcacCCCTAAAGCTCTGATTCTACACTGTTGGAAACAGTTTTTTACAATGAAAAGATCAATTTTTGTCCCCTAAAAAGTTACAAACTtaggaaaaaaatgcatcttGAAGGTACAATTATGCAcctaaattggaaaaaaattacttttttcccctAGAGGTTCTTTGTTGTACCTTCAGGTACATTTGATCCTTACATATAATATCAAATAATGTCCGTTTAAAAGGCACAAACAAGCAAGATACAAATTTGCTCCTCTGATTCAAGGTACACCAATGAACCTTTGAGGGTAGCACCCCAGTGTCAAGCTTTGGTTCCTGGTGTTTTCTCGCCCCTGACTGAGTATTGAAGAGCATGCTCAGCTGAGAGAATCTCTTCTGACGAGCGATTTGGAGTCTCCTGGTTTAGAAACATGCTCAACAACTCTTTCCTACATCTTTCCTGTTGTTTACCCAAAATCGAAGTGTGCAGCCAGTTAAGATCTGGATCCGAGGATTTCATTAAGCCTTTGTCTTTATCATGGCTGTGTAATTGTCTAACTCTGAATTGACGCTTCTATTTTGAGCCGAGCAGCTCAGCTGAATTTCAGTGTTAAACGAACAAGGTGGTGTCACATCCTGAAGCTGGACGTCAAAgaagatgatttatttttctgtctttcgATGACTTGCTCTCGCTCCTCTTCCCAGTCGGAGGCGCTCAATAAGGAGGTGGCGACTACAGAGATGACCATCAAATCCACGGTCTCGGAGGTGAAGGACGTGAAGAGTCAGCTTCAGGCTCTGGAGATCGAACTCCAATCACAGCTCAGCATGGTGAGAGCCCAGCGCTAACTAACGCTACCTCTGTTAGCACGCACTGACTCGcaatgtttaacccttgtgttgtctttccctgaACATGAAAAAACAGTTTGGTTGTCCCTATCTCAACATGTTTGTTgctatgtttttttacaacatttttatagtttttttaccccaaatgtctttgtccctgttgacgttttgtcactttttttcgacattttagccaatttattattttttttccaaagtttttgacgCTTACTTCCAGTGGGTTGTTTTCCCGTagtttgtcactttgtcacatttgaccccaggacaacatgaaggttaataACAGCGTCTTTCCAGTTAAGGtcttacctgtctgtctccctgtagAAAGCGTCTCTTGAAGCCCAACTGGCCGAAATCCAGGGCCGCTACGCCATGCAGCTCAACGGGTACCAGATGCAGGTGAGCGGTATGGAGCAGCAGCTGGTGCAGCTCCGGGCCGACCTggagagacagggacaggagtACCAGATGCTGCTGGACATCAAGACCAGACTGGAGATGGAGATCGCCGAGTACAGGAGGCTGCTGGACGGGGAGGGCGGCGGGTGAGAAGAGATCCGAGATTCAATCCAACTGTGGTTTCAGTTATTCGTGATACCAAACACTAGATCCGTCTAacttcttgtctctctctctctcagatccACAGGTATGTCCTCTTCAGGTTTGTCCTCTTCAGGtttgtcctcttcctcctcctcttcctccaccaccGTCACCACCACAGTTGTCAAAAAGGTCATCGAGGAGAAAATCTGAGACCAATCACACGTCTTACCTCTGAATCAGGACAACGGTGCATCGGGCTGCAGCTCTGTCACTTCTCTCATCTTCTGGTCTAGTTTAAACCACAGtggctacatttacatgcacatgaTATTCCAAGTTTTGCACTTATTGTGAAAGAACACACTATAAAACACATGAGGGTATCTCAAATGGGGTCAATTCTTAATTTAAACATTGATGCCTTTACATCGAATCAGTTTGGGAATTCGGGTGATACCCTGCCGTAGATATGACCTCTGACATGAAAGAAGGTTGCCTGGATAATGGCTGTAAAAGATCAGTGTTTACATCAAGATGGtggaatattagtgtgcatCTAAACATAATCAATGAGTCAAAGACTGTCATTGTGTGATAGTTTGGGTCGGGGACAACTTTACTGCCGACAAAGCTTCTGTCTTCTTTAAGCAATAAAACTCAACTAAACTCAACCGACCCTGTCtgaatgtttctgaaaacagaCGTTTGACCAAAGAAATATCAAGAGAAGGAACAACTTCCATGTTCCCATAGCTTCTCATGTCTCGGTCTACTCACTACACTGTTTGACAACTGAGGTTTTGGTAAAGGGTTTTTATAGTTAGCACATTTGACCTTTTGGATGAACAATCTACTCAGCTCATCCTTGAGTCCAGGTGGACGATTAtgccaaatttgaagaaattctCTCCAAACGTATCACGTTTAAAACGATGGGACTGACTCATGCAAACAGGGACATTTTGATGTTATATTGCTGCTATCGTGACAAATCTGTTCTCAGTTTCTCAGAATCAGATTGTCTGGATAGGCTGATGTAtattcataatgagtttatttatttgatcgGACCAACACGGTGTTGGCGTCATCAACATGTCCGAGACAAATTTTAGACATTgcttttttctaaattacatTGAGTGACATTCATCTTGGATTTCAGTAGAACGCATGGACACGGGACCAACAGAATTGGGTCGTATATTCTACGGAATACCATCTTTTAACTCCAAGTCACTAGGTCCATTTTAAAAGCTCCTAAACCCAGATTTTCACATAACGTTGACTTACAGGCTGGCTCAAGTGGCAAGAGTCTTCCCATTGCAAATATTGTCCCTGGTTCTGAGAGGAGATGTGTACGTGGACTTACCCTAGAAAGGAGCCCATACATACATCCCAACCACCCGCTTGGTATTCCTAGTTGGGGGGAACATTTGGaaagaattttgacatttttggtttttagCTTTCCTTAAAGCTACAGGACGAGTGTAAGGCTTTTTAATGGGCCCGTCTGTCCCAGGGACAGATAGAAAGAATTGTGATACTGCAGgagcacatttatatttatatgttacCTATTGATGCGGCAAAAAGTGGAAACAGGGTCTGTTGCATACTCACCTTTAAGTGCAGGTATCTTTCCAGAGCCTGTCCCAGGCTGTGGCTCTGGCTCTGGGTCTCCTAGAGCTGATTTCATGCCACTGGAGTCTTTGGCTTTGGTTAACACTAGTGAGAAATCAAAAGGTTTGGCACGTTTAACCCAGGGTGTGTCAATTTCATAATTTTGTGGCCGGTTGGGTTCCTGACTGAGCCTCTCTTGGGATTTTGTCCACAGCTTTGGGGAGGCCGGTAAGTTCCGACCGATTGAGACTTGATTGAAATGGTCTTGATTACTCCCACCTCAACATTAAAAGAGCCCTTAGGGGTTGTTAGCTTTACCACGTTTCTTGGCTACTCATGAGTGTCTCCATGTCCACCAGTAACAGGTACTGGACCACGTCAAACTCTGGACATTGCCTTAAACTCAGATTTATGGACCAGGAATGAGAGCAAGGCTTCTCAGGTACATATACACTAGGCATCCTTAGTTCTGGTGACTGATCTTTTTGACCTAATTAGGCTTCAACTCTTAGGTAATGGTCCATAACAAGAATCTCTGCTATAGCTGTGGAGCTGTTCTTATCTGGGTCCCGACACTTTTCAGGCACTAAAATCAATTTTGTTCATCTGGGAACGGGGAAGTTGCCAATTCATTAAGTCCAGTAATAGAAACATTGCCATGCTGAATTCAGTGAGGCCTGAATAATCATATTTACTGATTAGATAATGTTGAAATGCCTGTGAATGAATCACCCTAACCCTGTCACAGAATGCATGTGTTCATGTCTACTCACCCTGATGATCTGCTGATGTGAACACACGGACGATCCAGTTTAAAGTCTGAGGAACAAACTTGGACGTTTACGCCTGATCACAgacacatgaagacagcatCACTGCCAAATGGAAACAGGATCATCCTCATCCGGTCTCAACCTGACAAACAGTAATTAGGGTTATTAGGTTTGAGAAATGAACCTTATACATACAGTGTCTACAAGACATTaaagaatttaaaagaaaacctaTACTATAGGTCAGTCTTTACTTAGATCAATAAAGAATAACTAGACAGGCCTGATTGAAGTAAAGACAACTTGAATATTTAAGTTTATGACAACACAAATCAGTTCTCATCAGTTCTCTTGATACAGCTCGACtcatatttacaaaaaacttaaaattacaTCTGAAAGAGAAAAGGTCCAAGGCACTCttgtgaaaaaattaaaaagccgTTGCTTTGCTGCAATGGCTATTTCATATCAAAATCTTACATTACCAATAGAACTGGGTAGCAACCCACGCGTATCGGCACAAAATGGCTCCTTTGTTGACATCATGACTATAAACGTCTGATGATTGGAAACACCTGAGAACACAGCCAGGGAGCTCAAAGGTGACGAATGCAACGTCTACTCACCAGATGGCTCTACaggggggcggctgtggctcagtggtagagcggttgcctgccaatcggaaggttgacggttcgatccccgcccctgcattcattgtcgaagtgtccctgggcaagacactgaaccccgagttgcccccggtgctgcgctttggggtgtgaatgtgtgtgagtgtgtatctgatgagcaggtggcaccttgtacggcagccccggccacagtgtatgaatgtgagtgaatggtgaatgtttcctgtagatgtaaaagcgctttgaggcagttgttaagactggaaaaccactatataaatacagcacatttacattacaaaacatatATGCAAAGTTATGGAGTTTACACCCCGGTTGTCAAGTGTTTCTTTGAACTGTGAGGTGTCCACACTTGAATGACCAGACTTTGGATTTCACTCAgaaagtatattttattttgatcagtTAAACAGGTACCAGTGTAAATAGGTGAACACGTTGGTACAGGTGAACAGCtgaaaaacttttaaaacacaaaagaaatgaaaagcattGATTAAACAGGTATTTTACCAACACAGATAAGGTTAAGTGATTTCTACAGGACACACAGATCAATGCAAGTATTACAATAGAACAAGACATTAAACTTGAAGATAAGATTGTTTAAATCAGGTAAAAGTATTATttaacaaatgaacaaaaagctATCTTTTGACTAATTACTGTTAAACCAATTATATGCTATTCTTACACACGTGTACTGCACAATTACATAAACCAAGCTGGGATCTAGTCACACAAATTACCCTTGTCTTTTACATTGTATTTTAGACTTTATATAGGTGTATTCCCATTTCCTATAAAAAGGTATATAAATTTAGTGCAGtaaactatatacagtacatatgtaatgtagtttacattcatcacacgggaacaccacaatgcttcttaatcttttttattctgctgctgtcacttgtcaaatgactaaaaaaaatcatgaatattgttttactcatatgctcacagcgtgtatggAAGTCacttacagtacttttttttttttagatgttgtccatttctgttttttctgtatgaacattagttgtaaaaagatatttagaattagacaaAGCTTATAGAAATTTGTACATGACATGTTCTGGCGTTGtaaataagggtttgaaattaagcctataGTCCTTTTatggtccatttcccgaggaacattattccctcggctcacttttaaggcaaaggctaaataacacattttatttatatagtgtttTACATGGTAGGATACTCAGaaactttacagtaaaaccagcacactTATCACataacagaaacataaaactagcatatttaaagcattaaaacacagtgCAGCCTAAacaaaatgtggagtgactataggctacgtagatatttttacacccttacacattcagtcggtccgctatgGTCTGttcggctttttctctccgtttgataagagccgtatttccctttctgcatatcatattcttcccctcctcgttactttccacatAAGCTGCTCATTGGTTGAAACATATGACACATGcgtcttctccatctctgcatcagTAATTCTGGGATCAATACCGTGGTCtatgtgagaaagccgtgaacgtgcacttatcccagctatctccacctggctggacgtagctccacctgttcatcctggctatctacacctggctggacatagctccacctgttcatgcTGGCTAtttacacctggctggacatagttccacctgttcatcctggttatctccacctggctggacattgctccacctgttcatcctggttatctacacctggctggacatagctccacctgttcatcctggttatctacacctggctggacatagctccacctgtccatcctggttatctacacctggctggacatagctccacctgttcatcctggttatctacacctggctggacatagctccacctggtCATCCTGGTCATCTACACCTGGccggacatagctccacctggtcatcctggttatctacacctggctggacatagctccacctgttcatcctggttatctccacctggctggacatagctccacctgttcatcctggttatctacacctggctggacatagctccacctgttcatcctggttatctccacctggctggacatagctccaccagTTCATCCTGgctatctccacctggcttgacatggcttcacctgttcatcctggttatctacacctgaTCAAACTAAGTCAAGCTGTGCTTTTTCACTTATGTATATCTTTAATCTACTTTCATGCAACAGGTCCCTGGTTGATCCAGGACTTCACAGCTGGTAGCAGCTTCCCACCAACAACGTCCATCTCCCTACCGGCTGCATCTCCAGTTTCTCAGATGATGATCTGAACGTGTCTGAAAGCTCGTCTCCTCGTTAATGAAGGAATCTCAGAGAAATGTTTTGCTCCAAACTTTTCACCACCTGCTTTCACAAATGTGCACCAGTTTAAATGTTCCCTAGAGAAACACAAGCTGATGATGGGTTCCAACTATGCATGCACTGTCTCGCCCCTGTTGGTGTTTTATCCTGCGAGGAAGTTAAAGTGGTGAAGCTTATGTTATTTACTATCTCTGTATGCAACAATATaggagaaaaatgaaataaaaaaggcaatat includes these proteins:
- the LOC117958255 gene encoding keratin, type I cytoskeletal 13-like isoform X2, with the protein product MTMVYSSRSSMGGGGFGGGGFSSGGFGGGGGRASFGGGMSAFSMAGGAGGSGVRVSQASRSFSAGGGGGGGGGYGFGGGAGSGFGGGAGFGGGAGFGGGGGDNSVIGNEKFTMQNLNDRLATYLAKVAALEKANGELELKIRQFVESKVGPSSRDYSHFYTAIAELQGKIQDAILSRGSVMLSIDNAQLAQDDFRLKFENELSMRQSVEADIAGLKMVMGELGVAKTDLSMQIESLKDELVTMKKNHEEDLMSMRTQMSGQVNVEVDAGPQTDLTKIMEEMREHYEMVAAKTNKELESWFQSKSEALNKEVATTEMTIKSTVSEVKDVKSQLQALEIELQSQLSMKASLEAQLAEIQGRYAMQLNGYQMQVSGMEQQLVQLRADLERQGQEYQMLLDIKTRLEMEIAEYRRLLDGEGGGSTGMSSSGLSSSGLSSSSSSSSTTVTTTVVKKVIEEKI
- the LOC117958255 gene encoding keratin, type I cytoskeletal 13-like isoform X1, with translation MTMVYSSRSSMGGGGFGGGGFSSGGFGGGGGRASFGGGMSAFSMAGGAGGSGVRVSQASRSFSAGGGGGGGGGYGFGGGAGSGFGGGAGFGGGAGFGGGAGFGGGAGLGGGGDNSVIGNEKFTMQNLNDRLATYLAKVAALEKANGELELKIRQFVESKVGPSSRDYSHFYTAIAELQGKIQDAILSRGSVMLSIDNAQLAQDDFRLKFENELSMRQSVEADIAGLKMVMGELGVAKTDLSMQIESLKDELVTMKKNHEEDLMSMRTQMSGQVNVEVDAGPQTDLTKIMEEMREHYEMVAAKTNKELESWFQSKSEALNKEVATTEMTIKSTVSEVKDVKSQLQALEIELQSQLSMKASLEAQLAEIQGRYAMQLNGYQMQVSGMEQQLVQLRADLERQGQEYQMLLDIKTRLEMEIAEYRRLLDGEGGGSTGMSSSGLSSSGLSSSSSSSSTTVTTTVVKKVIEEKI